One segment of Clavelina lepadiformis chromosome 2, kaClaLepa1.1, whole genome shotgun sequence DNA contains the following:
- the LOC143447103 gene encoding queuine tRNA-ribosyltransferase accessory subunit 2-like, translating to MKHKRLLYFSIKRFKSTVSNMSTECIKEKSQEKTLTFTHNEQVTHIGIPCCIMHTQTGCIPHLTEETLGYLDKKLIQNIYQVPSPSVIDYQDILEAANTNTLECLCMPNTSVLYATVQDFSCLPPSGYNTNKTVAVWGAGGKISVTPQSYMKLIEVLKPDIFQVLADGDVLKAESRKRIIKSVNRSVQYLDECIKYHQQSKPLENSKMICMIEGGTNLDERKRCMKLMLEKLKGHEDCVWGFGIDALPREKHISEETKTVIKLLNDELPAGKPLLVHGFGHPLNIIDLVEDGVSVFDSTYVTELSESNHALVYGIPSIDSSLSLQNGDAKTNCSIVDVDVRKFVETIDISDSCFSRSFAPLVENCPCYTCVNHTRAYIQHLTVVNEMLAPVLLMLHNLHHHLTFFSAVRNELNACSNLKSFKQKLIALNSMH from the coding sequence ATGAAACACAAAAGGTTGCTGTATTTTTCCATTAAACGGTTCAAGTCAACGGTTTCCAACATGTCAACTGAGTGTATTAAAGAAAAATCTCAAGAGAAAACCTTAACCTTCACACACAATGAGCAAGTGACCCATATTGGAATACCATGTTGCATCATGCATACACAAACTGGTTGTATTCCCCATTTAACGGAAGAGACCTTGGGCTACTTGGATAAGAAGCTCATTCAAAATATATATCAAGTTCCTTCGCCGTCAGTTATAGATTACCAGGACATTTTGGAGGCAGCCAACACGAACACATTGGAGTGTCTTTGCATGCCAAACACTAGTGTTTTATATGCAACTGTCCAAGACTTTTCTTGTCTGCCGCCAAGTGGTtacaatacaaacaaaacagtCGCTGTCTGGGGTGCAGGTGGAAAAATTAGTGTAACACCACAAAGTTACATGAAATTAATAGAAGTGCTAAAACCAGACATTTTTCAAGTATTAGCGGATGGTGATGTTTTGAAGGCTGAATCTCGAAAAAGGATCATTAAATCTGTGAACCGATCTGTGCAGTACTTGGATGAATGCATAAAATATCATCAGCAGAGCAAACCTTtggaaaattcaaaaatgatatGCATGATTGAAGGCGGTACTAATCTTGATGAACGAAAACGTTGCATGAAATTGATGCTGGAAAAATTGAAAGGTCATGAAGATTGCGTTTGGGGATTTGGCATTGATGCACTACCAAGAGAAAAACATATCAGTGAAGAAACCAAAACAGTTATAAAATTGCTCAATGATGAACTACCTGCAGGCAAACCGTTGTTGGTTCATGGATTTGGTCATCCATTGAACATAATCGATCTAGTTGAAGATGGTGTTAGTGTTTTTGATAGCACCTATGTTACTGAACTTTCTGAAAGCAATCATGCACTTGTCTATGGCATTCCCAGCATTGATTCAAGTTTATCTTTGCAAAATGGTGACGCTAAAACAAATTGTTCAATTGTTGATGTTGATGTTCGAAAGTTTGTAGAAACAATAGACATTTCTGATTCCTGCTTTTCACGTTCATTTGCGCCATTGGTAGAAAATTGTCCATGTTATACGTGTGTTAATCATACCAGGGCATACATACAGCACTTAACTGTTGTAAATGAAATGTTAGCTCCAGTTTTGTTGATGCTACATAATCTTCATCaccatttaacttttttctctGCTGTACGAAATGAACTTAATGCTTGTTCCAATTTGAAAAGCTTTAAGCAAAAATTGATTGCCTTAAATTCCATGCATTAA
- the LOC143447102 gene encoding uncharacterized protein LOC143447102: MALAVSALKQQIEKAKESLKSVDDNIKKVTGRDPNEARPLPDRGRGRGGSNLGRRHYEDPKEIKEEEPAAKRTGGIFRRVGSAPSGDQGRRVLISRRHSQKQQQESENEDDEDDVVKPKVQSSVISTAKSVTKSEVISAQNVDEKGKARNRRMFGMLLGTLARFQSDESKADHFAKQEQRRTEIEQRLEEASAEERKKAAAERRGLYTERRSQQRKILLLEQKVALAGEFEDWEKEWKQKAKFLITKTHPPVFFLPKDTTGRTIRALKETEKTIEEKIEESRISMEKTLADIDHEIELLDKEIKGGNVESTNGGHTNADIKIRGRMGDKNIDEAVDDLTEEPNVDIQVESDAEENNKMGDVSESDEGNEGKDNSRGAEPRGEGDVVKHEGLQVEIDVGKSGDAGNDIVIKQEAEALENATGHPNDDTDAQESKKEPSGDTGTPDANEVEVKEERNESDEEEPSSKRSGDPESDDDRSKSNFDSGSEREAPGKLEAMDVSGQSSDSGESADERAKSHEHTSDSNDDVSQNDCQTKTSSAEEGSPGKAPKSAEGSSSDAESDENRSSHEDEIQSESAKEQNTESIEYVVPSPSKKSASEKPKDHRIESSSFPAKASNLDKSDSADEEQSHAVYRKTSSGRKKSSSSKQSGSDDSGQESHDEERKQPAKEKLSKDEDGRRSRKRSPGANSHSRQRSDSRRGGEKSRQHRSRSPAKGKESRRRTSYRSSTPKRTSSRRSPSPKRARSRRSPSPRRHSSRRSRSPYASRSERDRKQEKERLQKRRKASKSSSSSETSSSEEESPVKVQKRKKIDSQKLSGRRAESHDQRRRRQLSSQSESSSSSDSDSSSSSSDAPSPPRSKKSRRKSPDSHTHSTSGSRRRR, encoded by the exons atggCACTTGCTGTAAGTGCATTGAAGCAACAAATTGAGAAGGCAAAGGAGAGTCTTAAGTCAGTTGATGACAACATTAAGAAGGTGACTGGCCGAGACCCAAATGAAGCAAG GCCACTTCCCGACAGGGGCAGGGGTAGAGGAGGTTCCAACTTGGGAAG GCGTCACTATGAAGACCCCAAAGAAATAAAGGAAGAAGAACCAGCGGCAAAGCGGACAGGAGGAATATTTCGCAG ggTTGGTTCTGCACCCAGCGGTGACCAAGGACGAAGAGTCCTCATCTCACGGCGCCATTCTCAAAAGCAACAACAGGAAAGTGAAAACGAAGATGATGAAGATGACGTCGTGAAA CCCAAAGTGCAATCGTCTGTCATTTCAACTGCAAAATCAGTTACGAAAAGTGAAGTGATTTCGGCTCAGAACGTTGATGAAAAAGGGAAAGCTCG AAATCGAAGGATGTTTGGAATGCTCCTGGGTACCCTTGCAAGGTTTCAATCAGACGAAAGCAAAGCAGATCATTTT GCTAAGCAGGAACAGAGAAGAACGGAAATTGAGCAGCGACTGGAAGAAGCGTCGGCGGAGGAACGAAAGAAGGCGGCTGCAGAACGGAGGGGACTTTACACGGAGCGTCGAAGCCAGCAGAGGAAAATCTTGCTATTGGAGCAGAAAGTTGCTCTAGCAGGAGAG TTTGAGGATTGGGAAAAAGAGTGGAAACAAAAGGCAAAATTCTTGATCACAAAAACTCACCCACCGGTGTTCTTCCTGCCGAAGGATACAACAGGTCGCACCATAAGAGCATTAAAAGAAACTGAGAAGACAATTGAAG AGAAAATTGAAGAGAGCAGAATTTCAATGGAAAAGACATTGGCGGACATTGATCATGAAATAGAGTTATTAGATAAGGAAATCAAGGGGGGCAATGTAGAATCCACTAATGGGGGCCATACAAACGCCGATATCAAAATACGCGGCAGAATGGGTGATAAAAATATAGATGAGGCCGTCGATGACCTCACAGAGGAACCGAACGTCGATATACAAGTTGAGTCCGACGCAGaggaaaataataaaatgggTGACGTTTCGGAGAGTGATGAGGGAAACGAAGGTAAGGATAATTCACGCGGGGCCGAACCAAGGGGGGAAGGTGATGTAGTAAAACACGAAGGTTTACAAGTGGAAATCGATGTTGGTAAGTCGGGTGATGCGGGCAACGATATTGTTATAAAGCAGGAAGCAGAAGCATTAGAAAATGCCACTGGCCACCCTAATGATGACACTGATGCTCAAGAAAGTAAGAAGGAACCATCGGGTGATACAGGGACGCCTGATGCAAATGAGGTGGAGGTGAAAGAAGAGAGAAATGAAAGTGATGAAGAGGAACCTTCCTCGAAACGATCGGGAGATCCTGAATCTGATGATGACCGGAGCAAGAGTAACTTCGATAGCGGCAGTGAACGCGAAGCTCCTGGCAAGCTCGAAGCAATGGATGTAAGTGGTCAAAGTTCAGATAGCGGGGAAAGTGCAGACGAACGTGCAAAATCGCATGAACACACTTCTGATTCGAATGATGATGTTTCGCAAAATGATTGTCAAACAAAAACCTCATCTGCAGAAGAGGGAAGCCCAGGAAAAGCTCCAAAATCGGCGGAAGGCTCTAGCAGTGATGCGGAATCTGATGAAAATAGAAGCTCTCATGAAGACGAAATCCAATCAGAATCAGCTAAAGAACAAAACACAGAGTCCATTGAGTATGTTGTGCCTAGTCCTTCGAAAAAGTCTGCTTCCGAAAAGCCAAAGGATCACAGAATTGAGTCATCTTCATTTCCTGCCAAAGCTAGCAATCTAGATAAGAGTGATTCTGCTGATGAAGAGCAAAGTCATGCAGTGTACAGAAAAACATCTTCTGGAAGAAAAAAGTCCAGTAGTTCTAAACAGTCTGGATCTGATGATTCCGGACAAGAAAGTCATGATGAAGAACGTAAACAACCTGCCAAGGAAAAGCTTTCAAAGGATGAGGATGGTAGAAGATCCAGAAAGAGATCTCCAGGTGCCAACTCTCACAGTAGACAACGCAGTGATTCAAGAAGAGGCGGGGAGAAATCGAGGCAACATCGTAGTCGCAGTCCTGCCAAAGGAAAGGAATCTCGTAGAAGAACTTCATACCGCAGTTCGACACCAAAGAGAACATCTTCAAGAAGAAGTCCCAGTCCAAAAAGAGCCAGATCAAGAAGGAGTCCAAGTCCCAGAAGGCATTCCTCCAGAAGAAGTCGTAGTCCATATGCTTCTCGTTCAGAACGTGACAGAAAGCAGGAAAAGGAACGACTTCAGAAGCGTCGTAAAGCTTCCAAATCATCCTCTTCATCGGAAACTTCATCTTCTGAAGAGGAATCACCAGTAAAAGTgcagaaaaggaaaaaaatagaCTCTCAGAAGTTGTCTGGAAGGCGAGCAGAAAGCCATGACCAGCGTCGTCGTCGTCAACTGTCGTCCCAGTCAGAATCCAGCTCTTCATCAGATAGTGACAGCTCTTCATCATCATCGGATGCTCCAAGTCCTCCGAGAAGCAAAAAAAGTCGAAGAAAGTCTCCTGATAGCCACACCCATAGCACAAGTGGTTCACGTAGAAGGCGTTGA
- the LOC143447106 gene encoding actin maturation protease-like — protein MQNDVYAQHTNVPRYPAFAFKSAGLVENSKEKSPDEERQLCLKLIEDVDRRQSYIRSPLHWYTFNTPVPSVLQGYRRPMCGLVALSMAGHMLEKCRSSVPQYTNNDILQAAIKLGFTKQGEMFSVYDMAVLARNLYRCEVTIYDTEMKHNAHTILTNLLCGHPLIVPYDNDRNFEPCLQRGHRAHWAIITGAVIGSKKKTFDDNHLQFHKKLPNLVKIIDSQWFQENLADKLALQDGENINTSLIYLYGKQGKSARYRLWSLNSLSTSNSNLKEYDPKRDWNWLHCPYNLEDTLCNKYMVLHF, from the exons ATGCAAAATGATGTTTATGCTCAACATACAAATGTGCCACGATATCCTGCATTTGCATTCAAATCTGCTGGACTGGTAGAAAACTCCAAAGAAAAATCTCCTGATGAAGAAAGGCAGTTatgtttgaaattaatagAAGATGTTGATAGACG GCAATCTTATATCCGCAGCCCATTACATTGGTACACCTTCAATACACCGGTCCCTTCCGTTTTGCAAGGATACAGAAGACCAAT GTGTGGTCTGGTTGCATTAAGCATGGCTGGACATATGCTGGAAAAGTGTAGGTCTTCAGTACCACAGTATACTAACAATGACATTTTGCAAGCAGCAATTAAACTTGGATTTACGAAGCAGGGGGAAATGTTTTCAG TGTATGACATGGCAGTGTTGGCGAGAAATTTATACCGCTGTGAAGTTACAATCTATGATACCGAAATGAAGCACAACGCCCACACAATCCTGACTAACCTTCTTTGTGGCCATCCACTCATTGTACCTTACGACAACGATAGAAATTTTGAGCCCTGTTTACAGCGTGGCCACAGAGCCCATTGGGCAATTATTACAG GTGCAGTTATTGGGAGTAAAAAGAAGACTTTTGATGATAACCACttacaatttcataaaaaattgcCCAATTTAGTCAAAATTATTGATAGCCAGTGGTTTCAAGAAAATTTGGCTGATAAACTTGCCCTGCAAGATGGAGAAAATATCAACACATCTTTAATCTACTTGTATGGAAAACAAGGAAAGTCAGCAAGGTATAGGCTGTGGTCTTTGAACAGTTTGTCAACCAGTAATTCTAACTTGAAGGAGTATGACCCAAAAAGAGACTGGAATTGGCTTCACTGCCCCTACAACCTTGAAGATACATTGTGCAATAAATACatggttttgcatttttaa